The genome window CTAAAATTTAGTAGGCTTCAAAGATCTTGACGCCGTGGCGTGGTGGCATATTCTTCCCTCATCAGTGTAGGGATTTCTTAGTAAGTTTGTAATAATTGCCTTCAGGTGTGCTGCATTAGTTTACTTCCACTACGTATTTAATTAGATGCTTTAGTTCAACTCACACTCAGCGCACTCTACTATCTCTATCACAAATTTATTTTATACTCTACactttctttaattttcttttcatcttaCTCTTCACTTTCACTTTATGATTTCATCACATTTCGAGTGTCGGCCAAAAGGCTTCGGTTCAGGTATCCACTTATATATTCGGATCATTTTAGGTATCTACTTGAATTTATTCGAGTCAGGATGTGTCAATCTCCAACCGATAATGTCATAAGACACGTGGAATGCCAAATATGGGTAAAAGGCAACAAACTTTCTTCAAACTGATATGCTTAATGAGATGGAAATTGACTCCTTTTATTCAATCAATTTTGGGTTAATCTCAATTTACTACcttgaagtttcgtggttttcaacatttggtatatgaagtttttttcatcccagagtcatacctcaagtcttaattttgggatagtttcatacatccgttaagttttccattAAAActtctgttaactgatgacgtggcgcccacgTGGACAATAATTGAGCACCACATGCCAATATGGCCcacttcaatattaaaaaattttaaaaatacaaaaaaaaaacaaaaacaaaaaacaaaaaacaaaaacaaaacaaaaaattaaaaaaaaacccacccgTCTTCTACCTCCCCCAACCTGCACCCAACCCCCTCCATTCAGTCTTCTACGTCGTCGTTTCGGTCCACGGCAACCCCCGCAACAAGAAGCAGAAGACCAAAACCCCCGTCGTgaagtccccccccccccaccaccttccttcaccaccctctctctcttctctctctgagCAACCTGCAATATGAAGTGCAGGAACCAATTCAGATCCAAGCTAACTCCTGCGACATGCATCTACGCCTCCCTAGCTTCGATCTTCGATTCCTACGCAACCCCGATTCTTCTCGTCCCTTCGCCAATGgaaattaggttttttttttttaatatcgaAGTAGACCCATATTGACACATGGTGCTCAATTACTGTCCACGTGGGCGCCACATTATCAGTTAACAGAAGTTCTTACGaaaaacttaacggatgtatgaaactgtcccaaaattaagacttgaggtaCGACTCTGGggtgaaaaaaacttcatgtaccaaatgttgaaaaccacaaaacttcagggtagtaaactaagattaaaccatcaattttttttacaacaaCAAAACTTGTGTGGTAAGCAACATATGCCACGTCTGTTAAGTAGACCTAATAGACGAAATTATCCTTAGTGGTTAACCAGCACTAAACCTTTGCATGAGTTAGACATTAAATGCAAGATCggatgtctttttttttttttttttctttctaaatttgtacataccacattgccacataaagaGTGCGGCTATTTCGCTTCAAGAATGAGAGAGATTCTGATATAGGGCAAGAAAAACTTTGGACGATCGAGATTAAATCTCAGCCGATCCAACAGTcataaattttctaaatttaatttatatatatatgtatatattaactTTTAGTTCAGTTCGGGATTAAATCCAACTATTGTCCATTataatatttctttttagtggtataaaattattaaattaatatttttcttatcatGTATTGGATTACCCATGTGTATACTTGGACCGTCCTGTTATCTTAACATATGCTTATCGGATTActcgataacgacccgatttgTTATTATATCAACCCGAAAACCTGTTTATTTTGTATCCTACCATGTTGGGTTAATCGGTTGTGTCAAAAATTGTCAGGCCTAGAGTAGATGGGCTCAACAAGCTAAGTATAAGGTTAGCCTAGAAGAGTCTGCTATGCAGAggcggatccacagtggggtcaatggggtcgcacgaccccttggaagccatggaaacAACCTTAGAGACCCCTTGGAGCTGCTGGTGCGACCTCTTGGAGCTGTTGGTGAGACCCCTTGGCTGCACACCAAGTGTTCGACGAAAGGTCTGAAAGAACCCCTGCCATGCTACTTGTCTTCCCGATTGTCCATACTGCAGGAAACCTCAAGGTAATTCTTGTTGAACAATCACCAACACGAGTATTGTGTTTTTCATGatttgttattttcatttttattgttgGGAAGGCGGCCATGCCAAAGGAGCTAGAGCTATGGATCAGGAAAAGTGGGAAATTGGCACGTCTAGCTCTCACGATCCTTATGCTGGAAAAGAATGCAGTGGAGGTTTGAATTTGGAAACTGGTTATGAAGACCATGATGATAAATCTGTCGAAATCTTGGATGATCTGTGCCCGAGAAAATCAAGGGATAAATCACTAGTAATGCCCAAGTTGGAAGAAACTGATAAACATGATGATGATTCTAATGATGATATTAGTAGAGATTCTGATGAAGTACAAGACGATCCAACAATACCTGAGGAGGAAGAAACAGATTATGAAGATGATGAGTCGGTCGAAATCTTGGATGACTTTTCACCCTGCCCGAGAAAAACAAGGGAGAAATCTCCATTACCATGTCTTCGGTGACACAAGAAAATGAGAACATGTTCAAGTAGTAAAGCAAGCAGAATGCAACACAAGACAGCTGATTTGTCTCTGCATCCCATGAGCCTTCTCCAATCAAAGTTGTATTGGGATCGAATGGCCTTCGATACCAGACGATATGCATGCcgtttctgttaaaaaaaatttgcgcGCTACGCGCTATCCTTATTGACCCCCCAaacattatttcctggatccgccactgctgCTATGGTAAGATCCAACAAAATCTTCAAGAGATAATGATCCTTATAATCATGCCCCACACATTGGCAATGATCATTGATGCGATCAAAATACATCCCTAAACAGGACTCTAGATTAATTTCCATCATCATTCTCTCATAATCAACTGTTGTTGCCTAAATGGGTCAGATTGCGTGGGGTCCAAACTAACCACTTAGAAACCGTCACACTTCCCTCTTTACTCATATACGAAAGTTTTACTGATTTCATATTTGGAACCCAAATCATCTTTAAATTTTGTAAAGGCCAATAGCGAAACCCCCCCGTATATTCCTAAAATTCACATTTCCCTCCTCAAACTCCGAaaccttcctcttcttcttcttcttcttcttcttcttaaccACACCTACACAAAGCACAGAAAACCCAATAATTTCTCACAAGATGCTCAAAGCCGTAGGTAATTTCTGAATCCAATTTCCTATCCCGCTCAGAAAACCCACATCAATTCATCTCCTAAGTTCATTTCTCTGTCATAACCCCAATCGATTAATCAAATCTTTATTGCAGGTCTCTTCGGCCGGAAGAAAAGCGGCAGCAGCGGCGGCAACCGCCATTTCAAAGACTTCTACGCCGACTGGTTCAACACACTCAATACCACGCTCCTCCCTTCGCTTCAGAACTCGATGTCCGAGTCCGACTCGTCCCTGACTCACCTCTCCACTCAGGTCGAAACCCTCCATCGCCACTTCCAATCCTACTACGACGCCCTCGACCTCGCCGCCGCAAACGACGTCGCTCAGCTCCTTGACCCCGACTGGCGAAACCCTCTCGAGAAGCCCTTCCTCTTCCTCGGCGACCTCCACCCCTACCTCTTCACCAACCTCCTCCGCTCTTTCCTCAACCAAAACGACTCCGACGACGATGAAGACTACGACAACGACAGCCTAACCGTTCAATTCGCCGACGCCCAGGACAGAGACAGGGACCAACTCGAAGTCCTCTTCGACCGCCCTTGGCACATCGCGACGGCGTGGAGGAGTCAGTCGTACGATCTGATGGGCAAGCTCGAGCAGGTCGAGCGCGGGCTGAGGCTTATGGTGCCGGCGCTGGTGGCGCGCGCGAGGGACGCTCAGGCCGCGTTCTTGGAGCACGTGGGGAGGAATTGGGATTATGGTAGCGGTCTGCAGAAGCCGGCGGTGGCGGAAGCTATGGCGGAGCAGAATGAGGAGATGGTGGGGGTTTTTGTGGATGCGAATCGGCTGAGAAGGAGTGTTCTTGTGGAGATCCTTGGCACCACCAGCGTGTTCCAGGCGGCTCTGTTTCTTGAAGGGTTGGCCCAATTTCTTGTTGGGTTCAGAGACCCTGAGTTACTTGCTCAGTTTGATCTCTGCAAAACGCCTCTCGGGAAGCAGAATCGCTTGGCGATTTGATATGGATTCATCTTTTTCAAGGTTATGATCATCTTAAATTTGTTAATTTGGCAATGAAGTTGACATTTCAGATTAATTTCATGCTTACTGTGTGCTGGTACGAACTTAATTTGCAATTTTTCAAGggatgctatccacacatctcattttatttctcatacaactcttgataatttctgtccgttgattttcttcaattcatccgatccgacggttgaaaattaaagaggtgtgtgagaagtaaaatgaaatGTGTGGATATTACACCCTTTTTTCAAAGGggagttgagaaatttttcatgtAAAGTTGTTAAGTTTGGCATTGAAGATGTAAAGGTTGCAATGTTTGCTCTTTTGCATTTGTTAAGGTACAATTTTTCAAGTGATCTGATTTGGCATTGAAGATGTAAAGATAGAAGCTTGGTGAATCAATGTTGTTGTTGTCTTTTGATATCCTTGCAACACCGGCCAGAGATTATTGATCAGAAAATTTTGTGCTCAAAAATGGATGTTGGTTGTGAACTGATTTGTCCATTTATGCAGAATAGGGTTATGGGTTTAACatggaaaatttggaaaaatagccAAACCTTGATCCATGAATAGAATTTTGGTCAATCATTATAATGTACCTTAATTGGTTAAATtgcacaaaactacctcaactatgtgttacaccacaatctcatacctcatttTTTAAACATTATAATATCATACATCGTCTTATGAATTCATTGCAATGTCAGATCTCCGTTAACTtttctgttatttttttatcaaatgctAATGTGGCAGACAAGAAGCCCACTCCTTGcctaattgaattaaaaaaattaattaaataaaaataaactaataattttttatctaaacaaaatttaaatgaaGAGTGGGGAGGGAAGAGAAgagttgggggggggggagattGTTGTTCGATTTATAGTTGAGGTAATTTTGTGTTTTaccttaatttatttataattctaaccaaaacttgacttacaaatatttaaaatgtcCTTGTTGATTGAAAATTACCAACATAAAATTTCAACCCAATTTCTGCAAAACTCTTAAGAATTGATATTCAGACTCAATTGAACTCATTGCAATCAATTTCGAATCAAAATTCGAAGCTGCAagatttcatataattttctaACAAATTTTCTTgggaaacaaacaaaaggaTGAATGAATGAGAAAGAGTTCCAAAACACAGTGGTGCTAAGAAGCGGCCAAGAATCTCAAGgggagatgaagaagaagaaggtgaagctTTGCCTCATCTTCTTCCACCGTACCATCCTTTTATGTTCTTCGCTTTCAATGTTTGCAATTAACTCCTTGCCATCG of Malus sylvestris chromosome 6, drMalSylv7.2, whole genome shotgun sequence contains these proteins:
- the LOC126625174 gene encoding protein INAPERTURATE POLLEN1 codes for the protein MLKAVGLFGRKKSGSSGGNRHFKDFYADWFNTLNTTLLPSLQNSMSESDSSLTHLSTQVETLHRHFQSYYDALDLAAANDVAQLLDPDWRNPLEKPFLFLGDLHPYLFTNLLRSFLNQNDSDDDEDYDNDSLTVQFADAQDRDRDQLEVLFDRPWHIATAWRSQSYDLMGKLEQVERGLRLMVPALVARARDAQAAFLEHVGRNWDYGSGLQKPAVAEAMAEQNEEMVGVFVDANRLRRSVLVEILGTTSVFQAALFLEGLAQFLVGFRDPELLAQFDLCKTPLGKQNRLAI
- the LOC126625176 gene encoding uncharacterized protein LOC126625176, giving the protein MFGGSIRIARSAQIFFNRNGMHIVWYRRPFDPNTTLIGEGSWDAETNQLSCVAFCLLYYLNMFSFSCVTEDMVMEISPLFFSGRVKSHPRFRPTHHLHNLFLPPQIIQDFDRFIIMVFITSFQIQTSTAFFSSIRIVRARRANFPLFLIHSSSSFGMAAFPTIKMKITNHEKHNTRVGDCSTRITLRFPAVWTIGKTSSMAGVLSDLSSNTWCAAKGSHQQLQEVAPAAPRGL